The Rhinoraja longicauda isolate Sanriku21f chromosome 15, sRhiLon1.1, whole genome shotgun sequence genome includes a region encoding these proteins:
- the cited1 gene encoding cbp/p300-interacting transactivator 1, translated as MSSLLYPGLKEREAVAMLHYGASVVRSRVPSGSNPGLLASSCGVQKKPFALHGPQLLASLQLQKLNSQYHSSALPPAPLPGVSQASGDVQPSVQGTAAGAPTTHAPGIIDTDLIDEDVLMTLVLELGLDRVDELPELWLGHNEFDFTSDVASVTC; from the coding sequence ATGAGTTCTCTGCTTTACCCGGGACTGAAGGAGCGTGAGGCAGTCGCTATGCTTCACTACGGAGCTTCGGTGGTCCGGAGCCGGGTCCCCAGCGGCTCCAACCCTGGGCTACTCGCTTCTTCGTGCGGGGTCCAGAAGAAGCCGTTCGCCCTGCACGGCCCACAATTGCTGGCCAGCTTGCAGCTGCAGAAACTCAACAGCCAGTATCACAGCTCGGCGCTGCCGCCAGCTCCGCTGCCCGGTGTTAGCCAGGCCTCGGGGGATGTGCAGCCCTCGGTCCAGGGCACTGCAGCGGGGGCCCCGACCACTCACGCACCGGGCATCATCGACACCGACCTCATCGACGAGGACGTGCTCATGACCCTGGTGTTGGAGCTGGGCTTGGACCGGGTGGACGAGCTGCCTGAACTCTGGCTCGGGCACAACGAATTTGACTTCACCTCGGACGTGGCGTCGGTCACTTGCTGA